A segment of the Thermothielavioides terrestris NRRL 8126 chromosome 3, complete sequence genome:
AACGTCGTCAGTCCGTCAAATGTCACTGTTGCTCCGGCCTTCAGCTTGGAGAGGTCGATGGCAGACCCGCCGGGCGCCGCGATGTTGGACAAGACGATGTCGGTGCAGGAGGCGACGGCAGCCGAGATCTGAGAGTAGTCGGTACAGACGCAAGGGTtcgaggaggtggtgggaGAAGCACTTGAGGAAGTGGTCAAAGAAGTGACAGTCGTTGTCGCCACGGCGGTGGTAGACGTTGTCGATGCGGTGGGCGAGCTGGTAGACGTACTCGCCGCCGTTGAAGTGGtcgagctcgccgtcgccgaggtagagacggcatcgtcgtcgcGCAAATCACTCGGGTCGAGGTATTTGGTGTCAACCCACCACTCGTCCTGGAAGTTATTACCGAGAATGGACCTGATCGGAATGCGTGCGGTCAGCTGCTCGCTGAACGACGCCCGAGGCCCCTCGTGCTGCACGGAGCCGGGGCCGTAATTGTTGTACTCGGCGAACGTGACATTGGCGGTGTTGGGCGTCGATGTCGACCATTCCTTCcagccgtcggcggcgatgacATTGCCCAGATACGTCTCCTGAAAGACGACCCGGGCAAAGGACCGCCAGGGCCGGCCCAGGTAGTTGATGCCGGCGGGAATCGTGTCGTTGATGCCCGCGACGCTGGACCGGCTGATCACGTACCAGGACGGGTTGGTGGCGCTGTCGCGGCCCGAGGCCGTGACGCAGCCGGTCGCGATTGTGCGGATGTCGACACCCTCGAACCAGGCCAGCGCCGTCTGTCCAAAGATAAAGTCGACAGCACCGACAATGAGACTCTTGGCGTACAGCTGAAGGCCTGTGAGAATCGTAAGCCAAGGTCACCAACTTGCAGCCACTGAAACCAAGGGGCTTACCAGTTTCGGCGAGCACCGTGTCCTGGTACCCAATCAGCTGGCATCCGTAGTAGCCCTGGCCAGTGGCCTCGGCCGAGAGGGCCAGGTTCTGGCCATTCTGGGGAATATGACCAAAGGTGTTGACGATATTCAAGTTGTAGACTTTGGTGTTCTGCACACGGTCTCAGTCTCGCCGGGAAAGCACGGCAGACAGGGCTCGTAGAGGGCTTACCGGGTTCCACTGGCGCAAGGTCGCAGTCTTGTCGTCGGACGTGGTATTGATGAGCGCCAGATTGTATGTGATGGTAGCCTGGTTGCCCTCATAGCTCTTCGAGTTGCAGGTGTACCCCTGGACGGTCAGGTTGGAGGCCAGGGGTGGGATGTAGACTTGCTCGACGTAGGTGCCCGGGAAGATGAAGAGATTTTGCGGCGTCTTGGTGGTCGTGCTGAGCGCGTTCACTCCCTCCTGCACGGTCCGGTACGAGCCCGGGTATGGGCTCGCGCTGTTGTCGACCACGACCGCGCCGGGGGCAGGGGCCACTCTCGCCCATGGGCCCGAGCACGTCTTGGGCGGCGAACAGGCCCCGGGTTTGTGAGAGGCGGCGAGCGATCCAGAGAAGGACGCCCCGAGGGCGATGCACGCGCAGAGAAAGCCCAGCATGTTGCAACCGGGTGCTTCGTGTAGCTCTCGTCAGCCGCGATGTGCTGCAAGGCCACAGCACCGAGAACTTGGCACGGCAGCCGGGAGTAGATATACGCGGCCGTCTTCGACTCCACGCACCCGCAGGGACCCATTGCGCCCGAGGAAGCTCATTCCCCAAGCCGATCCCCGGTACTGTCCACCAATCACAAACTGGCCCGTCTCGTCGCGACGGTAGTGTCAACGGCTAAAGCCGTGTGGAGTTGCCTCCGCGCCGTCCGCCAGCGCGGGGTTTTGAGAGAATCTGGGGAAGGGAGAATGTCCACCAATGAGCAGTCCCGGGTCCGGTTCGTCAACCTACTcacactacactaccttacTGTGTGTAGTTAGCAATTCAGAAGCCTAGTGCAGAAGGCCTGGAACGAGCGCCATCATGGGGGACACAGATCTCAGCTTCCCTTCCGGTCTGTCGGTTCTGTCAAGGCGCAGTGCCCACAGCGAGCTTTTACCGGGCACGGGCCTGATGTGTAATGACTATGACAGCTTCATCTGCGCCAATGTGACGGACCAGGCAGCGGTGGGAAATCGATTTATGCCAACGCGAGTGGTTGTGTTGCGGCCAATTTGAGACTGGTAAGGAAAATTGCGCCAGGCGAATGAGGGAAAGGTGAGCCCGGTATTGAGAAGTCTTGTCTCATAGTCCTTTCTGTCGCCCTGGCTTTAGCTCAGGAAGGTGGTGAATGACGAGGCGGTTGTCAGCCCGCTTCTCGCTGCGACTCCTTTTACCCTCTCCTTTTGTTTGACAGTGCTGCATTGCTTCCAAACCACCCACTTGTTAGACTCAACCACATCGTCGCACTGCACGATGTCGGTAACAGCGGAACCCTACATGAGAGTAAGTTTTCGGACCCCTTGccgttttcttttctctttttcattttcttttttttctttttctttttctttttctttttctttttctttttttccccctggcagcagcagcgatTCGAACGGTCCATCGGTGCCGTCAGCTATGGAAAGACTCCGCACTCCACAGCTTGCAGGAAGAGGGGTACTTGCAGAGAGAGAGCTAGACGAAGCCCGCGGTGCCTTCGTACTACTGTGGTTCTAGCGGTTCGCAGCAGATGCGAGAGATCGCAGATAGCTTCTGTAAATCCCTGTTGTGCGCCCACAACTGTGGGAGCCCCTGAAAAAGCCCCTGGCAAGTGCTAATTTCCCAGAGGTCACGTGTTTCAGCCCTTTGGGAGCCAGAATCGTAAACCGAGGCTGCTAAATCTTGCAGTGACGCGCTTGGCAGCGACCGGGACTCAAACATTTCCCACCACAAGCAGCTACACAGCTGctgttggaaccgctacgcaggcttaggaagatgaagctatcacgataTAAGCAATGCGTACAACTAGGAACAATCGTAGTGTTAaggatgttgtattgtaggagagtttTCCTaattaggagcctagtcttaggcggcagttgggcattaGGCcagtggatcctaatctcggtaggcTGGCCCACTACCCTGGGCTAGGCTAGTTCTGATATACCCCCCTAGGTTGAGCTTTCGGCTCTAGCCTACCAaatctagtaatctataaagctattcctaacactacgtccttcctaatctagcaactctatagtattaaggtCCTTCTgctattaccctaatctatTAAGCTTTATACGCCTACTCTttttaatcctatatattatattgtaaactGAACCTTCTATTTggctagagccttcttctagctctataattCTTCCTTCTATACCACCTAGTAGACGTAGATCTTAATAAAggcctagatatctactagattaaacatttctataaacttcctatagggctctagttctaATGCTTTTGTTAAGCCGTTGGCtaatatctagtttaaaggtatataatctacgTTAACCCTCTtgttctaagcttcttagtatagctagtagttataaatatcgatatattttagctttgtctataatataggtatcttagCGTTAATTAGCTAAATTGTCTacttattattatattagatcGATAGAAtcttattatctagatagatctctaaTACCTCTAATAGGcgctaaaggaatataccttcttttactacctatataagtgctaACAACTCTGCTtctatagttgatatagttactatatcctatttactagctCGTTAGGCGATTAGCTCTTTAAATaagataatagtataaccttataagcttttacgATCAATACTATTGTTGGCGAAGCTAGTATCGTtagctataattaagatATCTCCTCCTTCTAGTTAGAGGGCTTAGAACCTTGTTCAATAGAGGTATTATAACATTcgattagctatataatagtattctagtcctagattctaattaaactatataagtttagaggctataaaagtaatatctaggtatatattaatagctatatataagattaagCTAATCTTCCTTTGATAGAgcctaatagagctatagctagcaacaTCGTTGTATAGGAGCAATTCgcctttagctattagagtctctagctctccttcttcctaggctagctttataatcttctcgatatataccgtctagctaagctaaattAAACGCCTTCTATAGTCGtaataaatctctatacctaggaactatagaaGATTATCTCCTCttataagtttatacttttcttatagctagctaatcacTTCGTTAGCTCGGTATTAATCTTTCTTATAGTAGACGAAGACGatgttatctatatagaagaagataataatacctttattcgttataatatagggctcttatagtatagcctagaatCCTAGGTTCTTTAGAGTGGCTATTAGCTCTCGTTGCTAGAGGAAGGGAGacttctataggctatagagtaccttctttagctttaggatagttcttagcttataatagctatatagtatctctatataaatattcTTATCGATCTTTCTATTGACGAAggcattgactatattaaactactttagttctaggtcgaaccttactatagtagcgaaCACTATTCTAAAGAATTATATagcgagtatagctatatagttctccttaataaacctcttcttttgctaatcgctatatattataagcctCGCCTTATACTTAACGAAGTATCTACttttattaaacttatag
Coding sequences within it:
- a CDS encoding glycoside hydrolase family 28 protein (CAZy_ID 269949; carbohydrate esterase family 8; CAZy_ID 269949. carbohydrate esterase family 8), with translation MLGFLCACIALGASFSGSLAASHKPGACSPPKTCSGPWARVAPAPGAVVVDNSASPYPGSYRTVQEGVNALSTTTKTPQNLFIFPGTYVEQVYIPPLASNLTVQGYTCNSKSYEGNQATITYNLALINTTSDDKTATLRQWNPNTKVYNLNIVNTFGHIPQNGQNLALSAEATGQGYYGCQLIGYQDTVLAETGLQLYAKSLIVGAVDFIFGQTALAWFEGVDIRTIATGCVTASGRDSATNPSWYVISRSSVAGINDTIPAGINYLGRPWRSFARVVFQETYLGNVIAADGWKEWSTSTPNTANVTFAEYNNYGPGSVQHEGPRASFSEQLTARIPIRSILGNNFQDEWWVDTKYLDPSDLRDDDAVSTSATASSTTSTAASTSTSSPTASTTSTTAVATTTVTSLTTSSSASPTTSSNPCVCTDYSQISAAVASCTDIVLSNIAAPGGSAIDLSKLKAGATVTFDGLTTFGFTNSSSFNPITIGGQGITVTANPGAIIDGNGQAYWDGLGSNGGVPKPDHFIVVSKVTGGSVIKNLYIRNWPVHLFSISGCADLVFQDLVLNNTAGDAPNSRSNGLPAAHNSDGFDVSSSSNIVIRRSVVHNQDDCVAITSGNNMTVSDLDCYGGHGLSIGSVGLKSNNNVTNILFTNSTVTASENGCRIKTNYNATGFVANITYANIALRGISAYGIDVQQDYLNGGPTGVPSSGVLIQHVLFRNVTGTADPSARDYYVLCGDGSCEDFRFEDVSVTGGGVASSCNFPPGGCPS